The following proteins come from a genomic window of bacterium:
- a CDS encoding glycosyltransferase family 39 protein, whose translation MNPLRIISGFLTCFFSAGFLVSVILFKKYGKSSEALFIIIAGIFLSLLLSYPAAITNILLEGQKHYYQYRLHRISGLYLLLISVLTFINVRYRKKIRLEKYPDSAKLILILTGIILLLSGFMVFYGINAHDLCGDEINIGMRSYDLVDGNVARRQAFFLSTVSHSPLINTAGFISMQILQPFGFYELEDWMFRFLPALVSVMAAVCLFFILYRECGIFPAFAAALLLSVSNYHVWMGRIFLREGLMTFMLSFGVLSAFRIKDNDLYLFFCALALGAAFLVKFTALFFAVPFFIYVYLRKKEALINFILIFFAVCLPVILFNAAAYITTGYMDQPFGKLFNMFGGDAKGTMITHDNMYAHLVSPFDGIKHCLTILLDQSGIALFLLILISVFFSALKCFKEKNRDILFLLLIISVSMSLFAVNGVRAYYLYPVFFFMIMAAGFLIKHILNKQLKYLYLFFIGFIMLNSVFIVVNTHYREFISYKPVYRLDFATGDEWPGINLRNPVSYTTLLWVKSGNMKIIREYMRKNISNDDLVVVDDNIYVLDYCWYIKEKALMLDDKGYLGYRKDCHTDKIYGQPAIIWQSKYSFYKNRKFDNVYFITGQAADLPNYEKVLELSGRYRSPEYFIYRINNI comes from the coding sequence TTGAATCCGCTTAGAATAATTTCAGGATTTTTAACCTGTTTTTTCAGCGCCGGGTTTCTCGTATCGGTTATATTGTTTAAAAAATACGGGAAATCATCGGAAGCCCTTTTTATAATCATTGCCGGTATATTTCTGAGCCTTTTACTCTCATATCCCGCGGCGATAACAAATATCCTGCTTGAAGGGCAAAAACATTATTACCAGTACCGCCTGCACAGGATTTCGGGCCTGTATCTCCTGCTTATAAGCGTATTGACTTTTATCAACGTCAGATACAGGAAAAAAATCAGACTGGAAAAGTATCCGGATAGCGCAAAGCTCATCCTTATTTTGACGGGCATTATCCTGCTTTTAAGCGGTTTTATGGTATTTTACGGTATTAACGCGCATGACCTGTGCGGAGACGAGATCAATATAGGCATGAGGTCGTACGACCTGGTAGACGGGAATGTCGCAAGAAGGCAGGCCTTTTTTTTATCGACGGTAAGCCATTCTCCCTTGATAAACACAGCCGGTTTTATTTCGATGCAGATACTTCAGCCGTTCGGGTTTTATGAACTCGAAGACTGGATGTTCCGCTTTTTGCCCGCGCTGGTTTCTGTAATGGCGGCCGTCTGTCTTTTTTTCATATTATACCGCGAATGCGGGATATTCCCTGCTTTTGCCGCGGCCCTGCTGCTGTCAGTTTCGAATTATCATGTCTGGATGGGACGGATATTCCTGAGGGAAGGGCTGATGACTTTTATGCTGTCCTTCGGTGTATTGTCGGCTTTCAGGATTAAAGACAATGATTTATACCTGTTTTTCTGCGCGCTGGCGCTGGGCGCGGCTTTCCTGGTAAAGTTCACGGCTCTTTTTTTCGCCGTTCCGTTTTTCATATATGTGTACTTGCGGAAAAAAGAAGCTCTCATCAATTTTATTTTAATCTTTTTTGCGGTTTGTCTTCCCGTGATACTCTTTAATGCCGCTGCTTATATCACGACGGGTTATATGGACCAGCCGTTCGGAAAATTGTTTAATATGTTCGGAGGCGATGCAAAAGGCACGATGATTACCCATGATAATATGTATGCCCATCTGGTCAGTCCGTTCGACGGAATCAAACATTGTTTGACGATATTGCTTGATCAATCGGGGATAGCGCTGTTTCTGCTGATATTGATATCGGTTTTTTTCAGCGCGCTTAAGTGCTTCAAAGAAAAAAACAGGGATATCCTGTTTCTCTTATTGATAATATCCGTTTCAATGTCATTATTCGCGGTGAATGGGGTAAGAGCCTATTACTTATACCCTGTATTTTTTTTCATGATTATGGCGGCCGGATTCCTTATAAAACACATACTAAATAAACAGTTGAAATATCTATACCTTTTCTTTATCGGTTTTATCATGCTAAACTCTGTTTTTATCGTAGTGAATACCCATTACAGGGAATTTATCAGTTATAAGCCCGTATACAGGCTTGATTTCGCGACCGGAGATGAATGGCCCGGCATTAATCTTCGTAACCCCGTTTCGTATACGACGCTTTTATGGGTTAAGTCGGGCAACATGAAAATTATCAGGGAATATATGCGGAAGAATATAAGCAATGATGATTTAGTGGTGGTTGATGATAATATTTATGTATTAGACTATTGCTGGTATATCAAGGAAAAAGCGCTGATGCTTGATGATAAAGGCTATCTGGGTTACAGAAAAGACTGTCATACCGATAAAATATACGGTCAGCCGGCAATTATCTGGCAATCGAAGTATTCTTTTTATAAAAACAGAAAATTCGATAATGTATACTTTATTACCGGGCAAGCCGCCGACTTGCCGAATTATGAAAAGGTCCTTGAATTATCCGGAAGATACCGTTCTCCGGAGTACTTTATCTACAGGATAAATAATATATAA
- a CDS encoding glycosyltransferase family 4 protein produces the protein MKILIVTGIYPPDIGGPAMYCYMLREKLGKLGCDVKIITFSDTVNRADKNVITISRNGNWLLRQILCIIKIISHGIRSDVIYANGLELPVFIASFFLFRKRRIAKITKDFAWEYAQRHAIIQANFDDFQYLKTSGLLSFLKKIQLLSAKKMDSVVVPSDYLKNIVEEWGISRNRIVHIRNAYSPPEFKVDSDKNPSVAGSIQLLTAGRFVPWKNIDKIINCFSSLPEEYRLAIVGEGPLKEYLQNVISSLNLWDRINHFGYLQNDDLFKLMLKSDCFLLYSSYEGLSHVLIESQFAGLPSVVTDVGGNREIISDGKNGFLIKNMDSSDFAEKITQICKMPTLKHEMKMNCIKKSREYSWESHVAELIRLFKNED, from the coding sequence ATGAAAATACTGATTGTAACAGGGATTTATCCTCCGGATATAGGCGGCCCGGCCATGTATTGTTACATGCTGAGGGAAAAACTGGGGAAGCTGGGTTGTGATGTCAAAATCATAACTTTCAGCGATACCGTGAACAGGGCGGATAAAAATGTCATTACCATTTCCCGCAACGGAAACTGGCTGCTCAGGCAGATACTGTGTATCATAAAAATAATTTCCCATGGCATAAGGTCGGACGTGATTTATGCCAATGGATTGGAACTGCCTGTTTTTATAGCGTCTTTCTTTTTGTTCAGGAAGAGGCGAATCGCAAAAATTACCAAGGATTTTGCGTGGGAATACGCTCAGAGGCACGCTATAATCCAGGCAAATTTTGATGATTTCCAGTATCTCAAAACGTCAGGCCTGTTGTCTTTTTTGAAAAAAATACAGCTCCTTTCCGCAAAAAAAATGGATTCAGTCGTAGTTCCCAGCGACTATTTGAAAAATATTGTGGAAGAGTGGGGAATCAGCAGGAACAGGATAGTCCATATAAGAAACGCTTATTCTCCCCCTGAATTCAAGGTTGATTCGGATAAAAACCCTTCCGTTGCCGGCTCAATACAATTACTGACCGCCGGCAGGTTTGTCCCTTGGAAAAACATAGATAAAATAATCAATTGTTTTTCCAGTCTGCCGGAGGAATACAGGCTTGCGATAGTCGGTGAGGGACCGCTGAAAGAATATCTCCAGAATGTAATCTCATCCTTAAACCTGTGGGACAGAATAAACCATTTCGGGTATCTGCAGAATGATGATTTATTCAAATTGATGTTAAAATCGGATTGTTTCCTGTTATACAGTTCTTATGAAGGGTTATCTCATGTTTTAATAGAGTCGCAATTTGCCGGACTTCCTTCCGTAGTCACGGATGTGGGCGGAAACAGGGAGATCATCAGCGACGGCAAAAACGGCTTTCTGATAAAAAATATGGATTCATCCGATTTTGCCGAAAAAATTACGCAGATATGCAAAATGCCTACGCTTAAACATGAGATGAAAATGAACTGCATTAAAAAATCGAGGGAATATTCATGGGAATCCCATGTGGCTGAACTTATAAGGCTGTTTAAAAATGAAGATTAA
- a CDS encoding radical SAM protein, with amino-acid sequence MKIKGYLKILSLSYRNKGFKGIFNLAKVFSDLFFEPETVSSRITSAKIEVTTRCNLKCRFCDNTVSSRRKTDMQIHEFLQILEKMPFLSKISLSGVGEPFLNPNIFQFIRLAKERHIFIGTFTNATLLSEDKIDRLIRSDIDWLNISLDGATKETYETIRRGAVFENVISNTGMFQDKNIRNGEKIDVAVWMTLTKSNIGELPRMIPLLKSLKIKKLNIQSLHPWGKDYWKKELGDYQVEYENKGDFLSETAERAGKEGILLNYSTAGSKSRKRRTCNWPWRSCNITVDGFITPCCMNGSDPEIINFGNIYRQSFEEIWNSRDYRFFRKQLKSSSMPDICRGCPGYFYVGF; translated from the coding sequence ATGAAGATTAAAGGCTATCTAAAAATATTATCCTTAAGTTACAGGAATAAAGGGTTTAAAGGGATTTTTAATCTGGCAAAAGTATTTTCTGACCTTTTTTTCGAACCGGAAACCGTATCTTCCCGCATAACGTCCGCAAAAATAGAAGTAACCACCAGATGCAACCTGAAATGCCGCTTCTGCGACAATACTGTGAGCAGCCGCAGGAAAACCGATATGCAAATACACGAATTTCTGCAAATACTGGAAAAAATGCCGTTTTTATCCAAAATATCGCTTTCAGGCGTGGGTGAGCCGTTTCTCAACCCTAATATATTCCAGTTTATCAGACTGGCGAAAGAGAGGCATATTTTTATCGGGACATTTACGAACGCGACATTATTGTCCGAAGATAAAATCGATAGGCTGATCCGGTCGGATATCGATTGGCTGAATATATCCCTGGACGGCGCGACAAAAGAAACGTATGAAACCATAAGACGCGGGGCCGTATTTGAAAATGTCATATCGAATACCGGGATGTTCCAGGATAAAAATATCCGGAACGGGGAGAAAATCGATGTTGCGGTCTGGATGACTTTAACAAAATCTAATATCGGGGAACTGCCGCGGATGATACCCCTGCTGAAATCCCTGAAAATAAAGAAACTTAATATCCAGTCGCTTCATCCGTGGGGAAAAGATTACTGGAAAAAAGAACTCGGGGATTATCAGGTGGAATATGAAAATAAAGGCGATTTCTTATCTGAGACAGCGGAGAGGGCCGGAAAAGAGGGCATTTTATTGAATTACTCTACCGCCGGGAGCAAATCAAGGAAAAGAAGGACATGCAATTGGCCGTGGAGGTCCTGCAACATCACTGTTGACGGATTTATCACCCCCTGCTGTATGAACGGCAGCGACCCGGAGATAATCAATTTCGGGAATATCTATAGGCAGTCATTTGAGGAAATATGGAATTCGCGGGATTACCGGTTTTTCAGGAAACAGCTGAAAAGCAGTTCCATGCCGGATATTTGCAGAGGATGTCCAGGTTATTTCTATGTTGGATTCTAG